One segment of Mycobacterium spongiae DNA contains the following:
- a CDS encoding FHA domain-containing protein FhaB/FipA → MQGLVLQLTRAGFLMLLWVFIWSVLRILKTDIYAPTGAVMVRRSLALPGSLLPSRQRRHVARYLVVTDGALKGARITLTSQPVLIGRADDSTLVLTDDYASTRHARLSQRGSEWYVEDLGSTNGTYLDRAKVTTAVRVPIGMPVRIGKTAIELRP, encoded by the coding sequence ATGCAGGGGTTGGTACTGCAACTGACGCGTGCCGGATTTTTGATGCTGCTGTGGGTGTTCATCTGGTCTGTTCTGCGGATCCTGAAGACCGACATCTATGCGCCCACCGGCGCGGTCATGGTGCGCCGCAGCCTGGCATTGCCCGGCAGCCTGCTGCCGTCACGCCAGCGCAGGCACGTTGCGCGCTATCTGGTGGTGACCGACGGAGCACTGAAAGGGGCGCGGATCACGTTGACCTCCCAACCGGTGCTGATCGGGCGCGCCGATGACTCGACCCTGGTGCTGACCGACGACTACGCCTCGACACGGCATGCACGGCTGTCGCAGCGCGGCTCCGAATGGTACGTCGAAGACTTAGGATCGACCAACGGCACTTACCTTGACAGGGCGAAGGTGACGACTGCGGTACGAGTTCCTATCGGAATGCCGGTTCGGATCGGCAAGACGGCAATCGAGCTGCGCCCGTGA
- a CDS encoding PP2C family protein-serine/threonine phosphatase yields the protein MTLVLRYAARSDRGLVRANNEDSVYAGARLLALADGMGGHAAGEVASQLVIAALAHLDDDEPGGDLLGKLDTAVRSGNSAIAAQVEVEPELEGMGTTLTAILFAGNRLGLAHIGDSRGYLLRDGELAQITKDDTFVQTLVDEGRITAEEAHSHPQRSLIMRALTGHEVEPTLTMREARAGDRYLLCSDGLSDPVSDETIHEALQIPDVAESAYRLIELALRGGGPDNVTVVVADVVDYDYGQTQPILAGAVSGDGDDDQVTLPNTAAGRASAINPRKEVVKRVPPQVESFNRPRWSRRRMAVGVGLVVVLAIASLIIGRAVIRNNYYVAAYNGTVSIMRGIQGSLLGMALSEPYLMGCLSAGDELSQISYRQSGDRLDCQLMKVEDLRPPERAAVQAGLPAGTLDDAIGQLRELAATSLLPPCPSPRATSPPQPSPATASQSPQPNPTTSKPAATTPTATTPTTTSPVATPPAGTSPTGTPTGTPTATSPAAPASPSATSPANTSAQPTDTPAATVTALPPPPPRPGIDCRAAA from the coding sequence GTGACCCTGGTCCTGCGATATGCCGCCCGCAGCGATCGCGGCCTGGTACGCGCGAACAACGAAGACTCGGTCTACGCCGGCGCCCGCCTGCTGGCACTTGCCGACGGCATGGGCGGCCATGCCGCCGGCGAGGTCGCATCTCAGCTGGTGATCGCCGCATTGGCCCATCTCGACGATGACGAGCCCGGAGGCGATCTGCTGGGCAAGCTCGATACCGCGGTACGGTCCGGCAACTCGGCCATCGCCGCGCAGGTCGAGGTGGAGCCGGAACTCGAGGGCATGGGCACCACGCTCACCGCAATCCTGTTCGCGGGAAACCGACTCGGGCTGGCGCACATCGGTGACTCACGCGGCTACCTGCTACGTGACGGCGAGCTAGCCCAGATCACCAAAGACGACACGTTTGTCCAAACCCTGGTCGATGAAGGTCGGATCACCGCGGAAGAGGCGCACAGCCATCCGCAGCGCTCGTTGATCATGCGGGCATTGACCGGTCACGAGGTCGAACCCACGCTGACCATGCGAGAAGCGCGCGCCGGTGATCGCTACCTGCTCTGCTCCGACGGGCTCTCTGACCCCGTGAGCGACGAAACCATCCACGAAGCACTGCAGATCCCCGACGTGGCCGAGAGCGCCTACCGCCTCATCGAATTGGCACTGCGAGGCGGCGGCCCCGACAACGTCACTGTCGTCGTCGCCGACGTCGTCGACTACGACTACGGCCAGACCCAACCGATTCTGGCGGGTGCGGTATCCGGCGACGGTGACGACGACCAAGTGACCCTGCCCAATACCGCGGCCGGACGTGCGTCTGCGATCAACCCGCGCAAGGAAGTTGTCAAACGCGTTCCACCACAAGTTGAGTCGTTCAATCGACCTCGGTGGTCGCGACGGCGGATGGCTGTCGGCGTAGGGCTGGTGGTAGTCCTGGCGATAGCGAGCCTGATCATTGGGCGCGCGGTCATCCGCAATAACTACTATGTCGCCGCGTACAACGGCACGGTGTCCATCATGAGGGGGATTCAGGGGTCGCTGTTGGGCATGGCGCTGAGCGAGCCCTACCTGATGGGCTGCCTATCTGCCGGCGATGAGCTATCGCAGATCAGTTACCGCCAGTCCGGGGATCGTCTCGACTGCCAGTTGATGAAGGTGGAGGATCTGCGCCCTCCCGAACGCGCGGCGGTTCAGGCGGGGCTTCCGGCGGGCACCCTCGACGATGCCATTGGGCAGTTGCGCGAATTGGCAGCCACGTCCTTGCTGCCTCCCTGCCCATCTCCACGAGCTACCTCTCCGCCGCAACCATCTCCCGCCACCGCCAGCCAGTCACCCCAACCGAACCCGACCACCTCGAAACCGGCCGCCACAACACCCACCGCCACAACACCCACCACCACATCACCCGTCGCCACCCCTCCCGCCGGCACCTCTCCCACCGGCACCCCCACCGGCACCCCCACCGCCACCTCTCCGGCAGCGCCCGCCTCGCCATCAGCGACTTCGCCAGCCAACACTTCCGCGCAACCGACTGACACCCCCGCGGCAACGGTGACCGCGCTTCCGCCACCCCCACCTCGGCCGGGCATCGACTGCCGGGCGGCCGCATGA
- a CDS encoding FtsW/RodA/SpoVE family cell cycle protein — protein sequence MTTQLQPAVAVTPPLPTRRNAELLLLVFAGGITVAALLIVEANRERGLHWELTSQGLAFLTLFGFAHLAIRRFAPYTDPLLLPVVALLNGLGLVMIHRLDLVDNEIGRHTHPSANQQMLWTLVAVASFALVVTFLRDHRQLARYGYTCGLVGLVVLAIPALLPASLSEQNGAKIWIRLPGFSIQPAEFSKILLLIFFSAVLVAKRSLFTSVGKHLMGMTLPRPRDLAPLLLAWVASVGVMVFEKDLGTSLLLYASFLVVVYLATQRFSWVIIGLILFALGSVAAYFMFDHVRVRVQTWLHPFADPDGAGYQIVQSLFSFATGGIFGTGLGNGQPDTVPEASTDFIIAAFGEELGLVGLSSILMLYTIVIVRGLRTAIATRDSFGKLLAAGLASTLALQLFIVVGGVTRLIPLTGLTTPWMSYGGSSLLANYMLLAILARISHSARRPLRTRPRDKSPIAAAGTEVIERV from the coding sequence ATGACAACGCAGCTACAGCCAGCGGTGGCTGTGACGCCTCCGTTGCCGACTCGGCGTAATGCCGAACTGCTGCTATTGGTGTTCGCCGGCGGTATCACTGTGGCGGCGCTGCTCATCGTGGAGGCCAACAGAGAGCGGGGCTTGCACTGGGAACTGACGAGTCAGGGGTTGGCTTTTCTCACGTTGTTCGGATTCGCGCATTTGGCCATCCGGCGCTTCGCGCCTTACACCGACCCGCTATTGCTGCCCGTGGTGGCGCTGCTCAACGGTCTTGGGCTGGTCATGATTCACCGGCTCGACCTCGTCGACAACGAGATCGGCCGGCACACCCATCCCAGCGCTAACCAGCAGATGCTGTGGACTCTGGTCGCGGTGGCCTCATTCGCGCTCGTCGTGACGTTCCTCCGAGACCACAGGCAGCTGGCCCGCTATGGCTATACCTGCGGGCTCGTCGGTCTCGTGGTGTTGGCGATCCCCGCGCTGCTGCCGGCATCATTATCCGAGCAGAACGGTGCCAAGATCTGGATTCGACTGCCCGGCTTCTCGATTCAGCCCGCCGAATTCTCCAAAATCCTGCTGTTGATCTTCTTTTCGGCGGTGCTCGTCGCCAAACGCAGCCTGTTCACCAGCGTCGGCAAGCACTTGATGGGCATGACCCTGCCCCGACCGCGAGACCTTGCGCCACTGCTGCTGGCGTGGGTTGCTTCCGTAGGAGTGATGGTCTTCGAGAAGGACCTTGGTACTTCGCTGCTGCTGTACGCGTCGTTTCTGGTGGTGGTTTATCTCGCCACGCAGCGGTTCAGCTGGGTCATCATCGGCTTGATTCTGTTTGCCCTGGGAAGCGTGGCCGCGTACTTCATGTTCGACCACGTTCGAGTCCGCGTCCAGACGTGGCTACACCCGTTTGCCGATCCCGACGGCGCCGGTTACCAAATTGTGCAGTCCCTGTTCAGCTTTGCCACTGGGGGGATCTTCGGTACCGGGCTCGGCAACGGTCAACCGGACACGGTCCCCGAGGCATCGACAGACTTCATCATCGCCGCGTTCGGCGAGGAGCTTGGGCTGGTCGGACTCTCCAGCATCTTGATGCTGTACACGATCGTCATCGTCCGGGGGCTGCGTACGGCGATCGCCACCCGCGACAGTTTCGGCAAGCTGTTGGCCGCTGGACTGGCCTCCACGTTGGCTCTTCAGCTGTTCATCGTTGTCGGCGGGGTGACCAGGCTAATCCCACTCACCGGATTGACCACGCCGTGGATGTCCTACGGTGGATCATCACTGCTGGCCAACTACATGCTGCTGGCCATCCTGGCCCGTATCTCCCACAGTGCCCGCCGACCGTTGCGCACCCGTCCCCGAGACAAGTCGCCGATCGCGGCGGCCGGCACTGAGGTGATCGAGCGCGTATGA
- the pknB gene encoding Stk1 family PASTA domain-containing Ser/Thr kinase, which produces MTTPQHLSERYELGDILGFGGMSEVHLARDLRLHRDVAVKVLRADLARDPSFYLRFRREAQNAAALNHPAIVAVYDTGEAETPAGPLPYIVMEYVDGVTLRDIVHTDGPMPPQRAIEVIADACQALNFSHQNGIIHRDVKPANIMISTTNAVKVMDFGIARAIADSSHSVTQTAAVIGTAQYLSPEQARGDSVDARSDVYSLGCVLYEVLTGEPPFTGDTPVSVAYQHVREDPLPPSARHEGISADLDAVVLKALAKNPENRYQTAAEMRADLVRVHNGEVPEAPKVLTEAERTSLLSSATASHGGPHTDPLPRTTVADVDTDQTPASVGRWVAAVAILAVLTIVVTIAISTFGGNTRDLRVPDVRGQVSADAIAALQNRGFKTRTLQKPDSTIPPDHVIGTDPAANSSVGAGDEITINVSTGPEQRELPDVSSLSYAEAVKKLTAAGFGKFRRTRSPSTPDLMGKVIGTNPPANQTSAITNVITIIVGSGPATKQIPDVAGQTVDEALKNLNIYGFSRFSQASVDSPRPAGDVIGTDPPAGTTVPEDMIIELRVSKGNQFVMPDLSGMFWTDAEPRLRALGWTGKLDKGADVDAGGSQHNRVVYQNPPAGAGVNRNGIITLKFGQ; this is translated from the coding sequence ATGACCACCCCTCAGCACCTGTCCGAACGCTACGAACTCGGCGACATCCTCGGTTTCGGAGGTATGTCGGAAGTTCACCTCGCCCGCGACCTCCGGTTGCATCGAGATGTTGCGGTCAAGGTGCTGCGAGCCGATCTTGCCCGCGACCCCAGCTTCTATCTGCGCTTCCGACGTGAGGCGCAAAACGCCGCGGCCCTCAATCACCCGGCGATCGTCGCCGTGTACGACACCGGCGAAGCCGAAACGCCGGCTGGACCGTTGCCCTACATCGTCATGGAATACGTCGACGGTGTCACGCTTCGCGACATCGTGCACACCGACGGTCCGATGCCGCCTCAGCGCGCCATCGAGGTCATTGCCGATGCCTGCCAAGCGCTGAACTTCAGTCACCAAAACGGCATCATCCATCGCGACGTCAAGCCGGCAAACATCATGATCAGCACCACCAATGCGGTCAAAGTGATGGACTTCGGCATCGCCCGCGCGATCGCCGACAGCAGCCACAGCGTCACCCAGACCGCGGCGGTGATCGGGACGGCCCAATACCTCTCGCCGGAACAGGCGCGCGGCGATTCCGTCGACGCCCGATCCGACGTCTATTCATTGGGCTGTGTTCTCTACGAAGTCCTCACTGGTGAGCCGCCGTTTACGGGCGACACGCCAGTCTCGGTCGCCTATCAGCACGTCCGGGAAGATCCCCTTCCCCCGTCCGCACGACACGAAGGCATCTCCGCTGACCTCGACGCCGTCGTTCTCAAGGCGCTGGCCAAGAACCCGGAGAACCGGTATCAGACGGCGGCGGAGATGCGTGCTGACCTGGTACGGGTACACAACGGCGAGGTGCCCGAGGCACCCAAGGTTCTCACCGAGGCCGAGCGCACTTCGCTGCTGTCGTCGGCCACCGCCAGCCATGGCGGACCACACACCGACCCGCTACCGCGCACGACGGTGGCAGATGTCGACACCGACCAGACACCCGCCTCGGTGGGCCGGTGGGTCGCTGCGGTGGCCATTCTGGCTGTGCTGACGATCGTGGTGACCATCGCCATTAGCACCTTCGGCGGTAACACTCGCGACCTGAGGGTCCCTGACGTTCGCGGTCAAGTATCCGCCGATGCCATCGCTGCCCTACAAAATCGCGGCTTCAAAACCCGCACGCTACAAAAGCCGGACTCGACGATCCCGCCCGACCATGTCATCGGAACCGACCCCGCCGCCAACTCGTCAGTGGGTGCCGGGGATGAGATCACCATCAACGTGTCCACCGGACCCGAGCAACGCGAATTGCCCGACGTTTCCTCGCTGAGCTATGCCGAAGCGGTCAAGAAGCTGACCGCAGCCGGATTCGGGAAGTTCAGGCGGACTAGATCGCCGTCAACCCCGGACCTCATGGGCAAAGTCATCGGGACCAACCCCCCGGCCAATCAGACGTCGGCAATCACCAATGTGATCACCATCATCGTCGGTTCCGGACCCGCGACGAAGCAGATTCCCGATGTGGCAGGCCAAACCGTCGATGAAGCGCTGAAGAATCTCAACATTTACGGATTTAGCAGATTCAGCCAGGCGTCGGTCGACAGCCCCCGCCCGGCCGGCGACGTGATCGGCACCGATCCGCCAGCGGGGACCACGGTGCCCGAGGACATGATCATCGAACTGCGTGTCTCCAAGGGCAACCAGTTCGTCATGCCCGACCTGTCCGGCATGTTCTGGACAGACGCCGAGCCACGGCTACGTGCGCTGGGCTGGACGGGCAAACTGGACAAAGGGGCCGATGTCGACGCAGGTGGTTCCCAGCACAACCGGGTCGTGTATCAGAACCCGCCCGCCGGTGCTGGCGTCAACCGCAACGGCATCATCACGCTGAAGTTCGGCCAGTAA
- a CDS encoding serine/threonine-protein kinase produces MSPRVGVTLSGRYRLQRLIATGGMGQVWEAVDSRLGRRVAVKVLKSEFSSDPEFIERFRAEARTTAMLNHPGIAGVHDYGESQMNGEGRTAYLVMELVNGEPLNSVLKRTGRLSLRHALDMLEQTGRALQVAHAAGLVHRDVKPGNILITPTGQVKITDFGIAKAVDAAPVTQTGMVMGTAQYIAPEQALGHDATPASDVYSLGVVGYEAVSGKRPFIGDGALTVAMKHIKEPPPPLPPELPPNVRELIEITLVKNPGMRYRSGGPFSDAVAAVRAGRRPPRPSQTPPPGRATPAAIPSGTQARVAANSTTRTPPPRRSRPTTGGNRPPPVRRTFSSGQRALLWAAGVLGALAIIIAVLIVINSRTENEQQQTPTTPTMTNTGTPPATNTPSGAGARQGGPMLTWTDRGETDEIPQ; encoded by the coding sequence ATGAGCCCGCGCGTTGGTGTGACGCTGTCTGGCAGGTATCGCCTGCAGCGCTTGATCGCCACTGGCGGGATGGGCCAGGTCTGGGAGGCCGTCGATAGCCGGCTCGGCCGACGCGTTGCGGTCAAGGTCCTCAAGAGCGAGTTCTCGTCGGACCCGGAATTCATCGAACGGTTCCGGGCCGAGGCGCGCACCACCGCGATGCTCAACCACCCGGGCATCGCCGGCGTGCACGACTACGGGGAAAGCCAGATGAACGGCGAGGGCCGTACCGCCTACCTGGTGATGGAGCTGGTTAACGGCGAACCCTTGAATTCGGTGCTCAAACGCACTGGCCGGCTATCGCTGCGGCACGCGCTGGACATGCTGGAGCAGACCGGACGCGCGCTGCAAGTCGCGCACGCCGCGGGCCTGGTTCACCGCGATGTCAAGCCGGGAAACATCTTGATCACCCCCACCGGACAGGTGAAAATCACCGACTTCGGCATCGCCAAGGCCGTGGACGCCGCGCCCGTGACCCAGACCGGCATGGTGATGGGCACCGCGCAGTACATCGCGCCCGAGCAGGCCCTGGGTCACGATGCGACCCCGGCCAGCGATGTCTACTCGTTGGGAGTCGTCGGCTACGAGGCAGTTTCGGGAAAGCGACCGTTCATCGGTGATGGCGCCCTGACGGTGGCGATGAAGCACATCAAGGAACCCCCGCCACCGCTGCCGCCCGAACTGCCCCCCAATGTCCGCGAACTCATCGAGATAACACTGGTGAAGAACCCCGGTATGCGGTATCGCAGTGGGGGACCGTTCTCCGATGCGGTCGCCGCGGTACGAGCCGGCCGCCGGCCACCGCGGCCTAGCCAAACGCCACCGCCGGGGCGGGCCACGCCGGCCGCGATTCCGTCGGGCACGCAGGCCAGGGTCGCGGCCAACTCCACCACTCGGACCCCGCCCCCACGGCGTTCACGCCCGACCACCGGCGGCAATCGGCCACCACCGGTTCGCCGCACGTTCTCGTCCGGCCAGCGCGCATTGCTGTGGGCCGCCGGAGTGCTTGGGGCGCTGGCAATTATCATCGCCGTGCTCATCGTCATAAACTCCCGCACGGAGAATGAGCAACAGCAGACCCCAACAACACCTACCATGACGAACACCGGGACCCCACCGGCCACTAACACCCCCAGCGGCGCGGGGGCTCGACAAGGGGGCCCGATGCTCACTTGGACGGATCGCGGGGAAACAGACGAGATACCGCAATGA
- a CDS encoding DUF881 domain-containing protein, with product MTNTRRSPWRFGVPLVCLLAGLLLAATHGVSGGAEIRRSDAPRLVDLVRQTQSSVSRLDAEHEALTNRIDSVHGRSADTALAAMLRRSAELAGEADMNPVAGPGLVVRLRDAQRDADGRFPRDATPDDLVVHQQDIEAVLNALWTAGAEAIQIQDQRIIATSVARCVGNTLLLNGRTYSPPYTITAIGDPSAMQDALDAAPLVTLYKQYVVRFGLGYEEEVKSNVEIVGHTEPVRLHFAEPLGPVGY from the coding sequence ATGACCAACACCCGACGCTCCCCGTGGCGTTTCGGTGTGCCGCTGGTGTGCCTGTTGGCGGGGCTGCTGCTGGCCGCCACGCACGGAGTCTCCGGCGGGGCCGAGATCCGCCGCAGTGATGCCCCGCGTCTCGTCGACCTGGTCCGTCAGACCCAATCGTCGGTGTCCCGTCTGGACGCCGAACATGAAGCCCTGACGAACCGGATCGACTCGGTACACGGACGGTCCGCCGATACTGCGTTGGCGGCCATGCTGCGGCGATCCGCCGAGCTCGCTGGCGAGGCAGACATGAACCCGGTTGCCGGGCCGGGCTTGGTGGTACGACTGCGCGACGCGCAACGTGACGCCGACGGGCGCTTCCCGCGCGACGCTACCCCCGACGACCTCGTCGTGCACCAGCAAGACATCGAGGCCGTCCTCAACGCGCTGTGGACTGCCGGCGCCGAGGCGATCCAGATACAAGACCAACGCATCATCGCAACCTCGGTGGCTCGCTGCGTGGGTAATACCTTGTTGCTCAACGGCCGCACCTATAGCCCGCCCTACACCATCACCGCCATCGGCGATCCAAGCGCTATGCAGGACGCCCTGGATGCAGCTCCGCTGGTGACCTTGTACAAGCAGTACGTGGTCCGATTCGGGCTCGGTTACGAGGAAGAAGTCAAGTCCAACGTGGAGATCGTCGGCCATACCGAACCGGTTCGGCTGCATTTTGCGGAACCGTTGGGGCCAGTCGGTTACTGA
- the pbpA gene encoding D,D-transpeptidase PbpA: MNASLRRISVTVMALIVLLLLNATMTQVFTADGLRTDPRNQRVLLDEYSRQRGQITAGGQLLAYSVATDSRFRFLRVYPNPEVYAPVTGFYSLRYSSTGLERAEDPVLNGSDQRLFGRRLADFFTGRDPRGGNVETTINPRIQQAGWDAMQQGCGGPCKGAVVALEPSTGKILALVSSPSYDPNLLASHDPEVQGQTWRQLRDSPGAPLTNRAIAETYPPGSTFKVITTAAALQSGATDTEQLTAAPQITLPDSTATLENYGGEACGDQATVSLKEAFAKSCNTAFVQLGINTGADALRSAARSFGLDSQPNPIPLQVAESTIGPIPDPAALGMTSIGQKDVAVTPLENAEIAATIANGGITMQPYLIDSLTGPDLANISTAAPGQPHRAVSAELAAKLTELMVGAEKVTQQKGAIPGVQIASKTGTAEHGTDPRHTPPHAWYIAFAPAQAPKVAVAVLVEGGGDRLSATGGALAAPIGRAVIEVALQGGP, translated from the coding sequence ATGAACGCCTCGCTGCGCCGGATCTCGGTGACCGTGATGGCGTTGATCGTGCTGCTCTTGCTCAACGCCACGATGACCCAGGTCTTCACCGCCGACGGGTTGCGAACCGACCCGCGCAACCAGCGGGTCCTGCTCGATGAGTATTCCCGCCAACGCGGCCAGATCACCGCGGGAGGACAACTACTGGCCTACTCGGTGGCCACCGACAGCCGATTCCGTTTTCTGCGGGTCTATCCCAACCCCGAGGTGTACGCACCGGTCACCGGCTTCTACTCCCTGCGCTACTCCAGTACGGGACTCGAACGCGCTGAGGACCCGGTGCTGAATGGATCAGATCAGCGGCTGTTCGGCCGGCGGCTGGCCGACTTTTTTACCGGCCGCGACCCGCGCGGCGGCAATGTCGAGACCACGATCAACCCACGCATCCAGCAGGCCGGCTGGGACGCGATGCAGCAAGGCTGCGGCGGGCCGTGCAAAGGGGCGGTCGTGGCCTTGGAACCGTCCACAGGAAAGATTCTGGCGCTGGTGTCGTCACCGTCCTATGACCCCAACCTGCTGGCATCCCACGACCCGGAGGTGCAGGGGCAGACGTGGCGGCAACTCCGTGACAGCCCGGGCGCTCCGCTGACAAACCGTGCGATCGCCGAGACGTACCCACCCGGTTCCACGTTCAAGGTGATCACCACCGCGGCCGCGTTGCAGTCCGGGGCCACCGACACTGAACAACTGACCGCGGCGCCACAGATCACCCTGCCCGATAGCACCGCCACGTTGGAGAATTACGGCGGCGAGGCGTGCGGCGACCAAGCGACCGTGTCGCTCAAAGAGGCTTTCGCCAAATCCTGCAATACCGCCTTCGTCCAGCTGGGCATCAACACCGGTGCCGATGCCCTGCGTAGCGCGGCGCGATCGTTCGGTCTTGACAGCCAGCCCAACCCCATCCCGCTGCAGGTCGCCGAGTCGACTATTGGGCCAATCCCCGACCCAGCGGCGCTGGGGATGACCAGCATCGGGCAAAAGGATGTCGCCGTGACACCGCTCGAGAACGCGGAGATAGCGGCGACCATCGCGAATGGTGGTATCACGATGCAGCCGTACCTGATCGACAGCCTCACCGGGCCAGACCTGGCCAACATCAGCACCGCGGCACCGGGCCAGCCGCACCGCGCGGTGTCGGCTGAACTCGCGGCTAAGCTTACAGAGCTGATGGTCGGCGCCGAGAAAGTCACACAGCAGAAAGGGGCCATCCCCGGCGTGCAGATCGCATCTAAGACTGGTACCGCAGAGCACGGCACCGACCCACGTCACACCCCGCCCCACGCGTGGTATATCGCCTTCGCCCCTGCGCAGGCGCCAAAGGTCGCTGTCGCGGTGCTGGTCGAAGGCGGTGGCGACCGCCTGTCTGCGACCGGTGGTGCGCTCGCCGCGCCGATTGGGCGGGCTGTGATCGAAGTCGCGCTACAGGGGGGACCGTGA
- a CDS encoding aminodeoxychorismate/anthranilate synthase component II yields MRILVVDNYDSFVFNLVQYLGQLGVAATVWRNDDPRLSDEAAIAADFDGVLLSPGPGTPERAGASVKLVRACAAVGTPLLGVCLGHQAIGTAFGATVDRAPELRHGKTSSVFHTNVGVLQGLPDPFTATRYHSLTILPESLPPVLEVTAHTRNGVIMAVRHTTLPIQGVQFHPESILTEGGHRMLANWLAYCGWTRDDTLVRRLENEVLTAVRPHVPNATEDTAEVTGRTSA; encoded by the coding sequence ATGCGGATTCTGGTTGTCGACAACTACGACAGCTTCGTGTTCAACCTGGTGCAATACCTCGGTCAGCTGGGCGTTGCAGCGACGGTCTGGCGCAACGACGACCCACGGCTCTCCGATGAGGCCGCGATTGCCGCTGATTTCGACGGCGTCCTGCTCAGTCCTGGACCCGGCACCCCGGAACGGGCCGGCGCGTCGGTCAAGCTGGTCCGCGCATGCGCCGCGGTGGGCACCCCACTGCTCGGAGTCTGCCTGGGACACCAAGCGATTGGCACGGCGTTCGGCGCGACTGTCGACCGCGCGCCCGAATTGCGGCACGGTAAGACCAGCAGTGTGTTCCACACCAATGTGGGTGTGTTGCAAGGGCTTCCGGATCCGTTTACCGCGACCAGGTATCACTCACTGACGATCCTGCCGGAGTCGTTGCCGCCGGTGCTTGAGGTGACGGCGCACACCCGCAACGGGGTAATCATGGCCGTGCGGCACACGACGCTACCTATCCAAGGGGTGCAGTTTCACCCGGAGTCGATCCTGACCGAAGGCGGGCACCGGATGCTGGCGAACTGGCTTGCCTATTGCGGATGGACACGAGACGACACGCTCGTGCGCCGGCTCGAAAACGAGGTACTCACCGCTGTCCGGCCGCATGTTCCGAATGCAACCGAAGATACAGCCGAGGTTACTGGCCGAACTTCAGCGTGA